Proteins encoded by one window of Verrucomicrobiota bacterium:
- the radC gene encoding DNA repair protein RadC, whose translation MSDYPSSLQRIAREDRPQERMERHGAGALSDRELLALLIRSGTAGHDVMEVSEQLIHEAGSVAQLVRWTAADFRRVKGIGRVKALQLAAIMEVARRAILQSDREKPVVFDDPEKVFLFLQPLSSGLDVEVFWVLVLNRKNHMIRSVQVTKGIADASLVHPREVFREVIREGGSAAIVAHNHPSGDPSPSAADIRVTRHLREAAKTLDLSLLDHVVIGNKAADPSGIGYYSFSDAGVL comes from the coding sequence GTGAGCGACTATCCCTCAAGTCTCCAACGGATCGCCCGCGAGGATCGTCCTCAGGAAAGGATGGAGCGTCATGGTGCGGGAGCTCTTAGTGATAGAGAGCTTCTCGCTCTTCTTATTCGCAGTGGAACGGCGGGTCACGATGTCATGGAGGTTTCCGAGCAACTGATTCATGAGGCGGGATCGGTCGCGCAGCTGGTGCGCTGGACAGCGGCTGATTTTCGCCGTGTGAAAGGAATCGGGCGAGTCAAGGCATTGCAGCTGGCAGCCATTATGGAAGTAGCCCGGAGGGCGATACTGCAGAGCGACCGCGAGAAACCAGTTGTCTTCGACGATCCGGAAAAGGTGTTTCTGTTTCTTCAGCCACTATCCAGTGGATTGGACGTAGAGGTATTCTGGGTTTTGGTGCTGAACCGCAAGAACCACATGATCCGTTCGGTTCAGGTGACGAAAGGGATCGCAGACGCCAGCCTTGTTCATCCTCGTGAAGTCTTTCGGGAGGTCATTCGCGAAGGCGGATCGGCGGCGATCGTCGCCCACAATCATCCAAGCGGTGATCCCTCACCCAGTGCCGCCGATATTCGGGTGACGAGGCACTTGCGGGAAGCGGCTAAAACTCTTGATCTATCCCTCCTGGACCACGTGGTGATCGGCAACAAAGCTGCTGATCCGTCCGGGATCGGATACTACAGCTTTTCGGACGCGGGAGTTTTGTAG